The proteins below come from a single Trachemys scripta elegans isolate TJP31775 chromosome 16, CAS_Tse_1.0, whole genome shotgun sequence genomic window:
- the FBL gene encoding rRNA 2'-O-methyltransferase fibrillarin translates to MRPGFSPRGGRGGFGDRGGGRGGFRGGRGGGFRSPGGSDGGFRGRGGGSGGFRGRGGPGRGGRGGGGRGGRGGFRGGKKVTVEPHRHEGVFICRGKEDALVTKNLVPGESVYGEKRISVEDSELKVEYRAWNPFRSKLAAAILGGIDQIHIKPGAKVLYLGAASGTTVSHVSDIVGPEGLVYAVEFSHRSGRDLINVAKKRTNIIPVIEDARHPHKYRMLIGMVDVIFADVAQPDQSRIVALNAHNFLKNGGHFVISIKANCIDSTAAPEAVFASEVKKMQQENMKPQEQLTLEPYERDHAVVVGIYRPAPKQKK, encoded by the exons ATGAGGCCGG GTTTCAGCCCCCGCGGGGGGCGTGGTGGATTCGGGGACCGTGGAGGAGGCCGAGGGGGCTTCCGGGGAGGCCGAG GTGGCGGGTTTAGATCTCCAGGTGGAAGTGATGgaggcttcagaggaagaggaggcgGCAGCGGTGGTTTCCGAGGAAGaggcgggccaggccggggcggCCGTGGAGGCGGAGGTCGGGGTGGCCGAGGAGGGTTTAGAGGAGGCAAGAAGGTGACTGTGGAACCCCATAGGCATGAAG gcGTCTTCATCTGCAGAGGGAAGGAGGATGCGCTGGTGACAAAGAATCTGGTGCCTGGCGAGTCTGTGTATGGGGAGAAGAGGATCTCAGTGGAG GACAGCGAGCTGAAGGTGGAGTACCGCGCCTGGAACCCCTTCCGCTCCAAGCTGGCGGCCGCCATCCTGGGCGGCATTGATCAAATCCACATCAAGCCGGGAGCCAAGGTCCTGTACCTGGGAGCTGCCTCCGGGACCACGGTCTCGCACGTTTCTGATATTGTGGGGCCG GAAGGTCTGGTCTACGCTGTGGAGTTCTCCCATCGCTCAGGCCGCGACCTCATCAACGTGGCGAAGAAACGCACCAACATCATCCCCGTCATTGAGGACGCGCGGCACCCGCACAAGTACCGCATGCTGATCG GGATGGTGGACGTGATCTTTGCTGATGTGGCCCAGCCTGACCAGTCGCGCATTGTGGCCCTAAACGCTCACAACTTCCTGAAGAACGGAGGGCACTTCGTCATCTCCATCAAG GCCAACTGCATCGATTCCACAGCGGCGCCTGAGGCCGTCTTCGCCTCCGAGGTGAAGAAGATGCAGCAGGAGAACATGAAACCCCAGGAGCAGCTGACGCTGGAGCCCTACGAGCGAGACcatgctgtggtggtggggatttACAG ACCTGCCCCCAAACAGAAGAAGTAG